Proteins from a genomic interval of Streptomyces fodineus:
- a CDS encoding SSI family serine proteinase inhibitor, which yields MRPEDQGGDHLTVVVRHAGAGRDGTFEVFCHPAGGSHPDAADACRVLDERTRWGRDLFAPEAPGGTCTMLYGGPATARVTGSWAGRAVDAVYDRSDGCAIGRWDRMVPLLPTVGLGDSVT from the coding sequence GTGCGGCCCGAGGATCAGGGCGGTGATCATCTGACCGTCGTCGTGCGGCATGCCGGGGCCGGGCGGGACGGGACGTTCGAGGTGTTCTGTCACCCGGCCGGCGGGAGTCACCCGGACGCGGCGGACGCCTGCCGGGTGCTGGACGAGCGGACGCGGTGGGGGCGGGACCTGTTCGCTCCGGAGGCGCCCGGCGGCACCTGCACCATGCTCTACGGCGGACCGGCCACCGCCCGGGTGACCGGCAGCTGGGCCGGGCGGGCGGTCGATGCCGTGTACGACCGCAGCGACGGATGCGCGATCGGGCGGTGGGACCGGATGGTGCCGCTGCTGCCCACGGTGGGACTCGGTGACTCGGTGACGTAG
- a CDS encoding tyrosine-type recombinase/integrase gives METDLTDSSASAQRLEGPVQVACSKGTGQGLVFTTKNGTPLRHTCASLLHEQGADARMIMEVLGHSSIRVTMDIYTFVRLDSQRSAFDRVGDALRGDGNGPDDDDGAAGARVAV, from the coding sequence ATGGAAACGGACCTTACGGACTCCAGCGCGAGCGCACAGCGTCTCGAAGGACCGGTTCAGGTTGCGTGCTCGAAGGGGACGGGTCAGGGCCTCGTCTTCACCACGAAGAACGGGACCCCCCTGCGCCACACCTGCGCGTCCCTGCTCCACGAACAGGGCGCCGACGCCCGGATGATCATGGAGGTCCTGGGCCACAGCTCCATCCGCGTGACCATGGACATCTACACCTTCGTACGGCTCGACTCCCAGCGCTCCGCGTTCGATCGCGTCGGGGATGCACTGAGGGGTGACGGCAACGGGCCGGACGATGACGACGGCGCGGCCGGTGCCCGCGTAGCCGTCTGA